From the Gammaproteobacteria bacterium genome, one window contains:
- the orn gene encoding oligoribonuclease encodes MSKNDDNLVWLDLEMTGLDPDTDQIIEIATIVTDKDLNILAEGPMLAVHQDKSVMDAMDEWNTRQHGSSGLTQRVLESSTGMSDAEEQTLAFMQQYVGERKSPMCGNSICQDRRFLYRLMPRLEAYFHYRNLDVSTLKELARRWAPDVYSGFEKKGAHLALDDIKESIDELRFYRQHLLK; translated from the coding sequence ATGAGCAAAAACGATGACAACCTGGTGTGGCTCGATCTTGAGATGACCGGTCTGGATCCGGATACCGATCAAATCATCGAAATCGCTACCATAGTGACGGACAAGGATTTAAACATATTGGCAGAAGGTCCGATGCTGGCCGTCCACCAGGATAAATCCGTGATGGACGCCATGGATGAATGGAATACCCGTCAACACGGTAGTTCCGGGCTCACCCAACGGGTACTGGAGAGCAGTACCGGTATGTCAGATGCGGAGGAACAAACCCTCGCATTTATGCAGCAATATGTTGGTGAACGTAAGTCGCCAATGTGTGGCAATAGTATCTGCCAGGATCGTCGTTTTCTTTATCGCTTAATGCCCAGGCTGGAAGCCTATTTTCACTACCGTAATCTCGATGTCAGTACCTTGAAGGAACTTGCCCGTCGCTGGGCACCCGATGTTTACAGCGGTTTCGAGAAGAAAGGGGCGCATCTTGCGCTCGACGATATCAAAGAGTCGATAGACGAGTTACGCTTTTACCGACAGCACTTATTAAAATAA
- the rsgA gene encoding small ribosomal subunit biogenesis GTPase RsgA, with protein sequence MSKRKLSHQQKWRLSKIQQERIRRAQKKAEAVENQLEESAASDEKQGRVIANFGARLLVEVEQHKIISCQSRANLGQVVVGDYVIYQQLLNSEDGVVTAICDRQSILARTLYHGEVKAIAANVDQIFILNSPIPQLQTALIDRYLIATEMTHIEAIVVFNKIDLLDAETRARIDQLVELYTALGYRTLLYSNKTDLGVAELHNALHDKTSVLVGQSGVGKSSTIKRLLPDMDIQIGELNEYGTLGRHTTSVARLYHLPHGGDIIDSPGVRDFGLWHLPKDDIINGFRELRELSGMCQFRNCSHAHEPGCAILQARDDGNISEERFANFQAIMSSIEDGARED encoded by the coding sequence ATGAGCAAACGCAAACTCTCCCACCAGCAAAAATGGCGACTGTCTAAAATCCAGCAGGAGCGTATTCGGCGGGCGCAGAAAAAGGCCGAGGCCGTAGAGAACCAGTTGGAGGAAAGCGCGGCCAGTGATGAAAAACAGGGGCGCGTGATTGCCAATTTTGGCGCTCGCTTGCTAGTGGAAGTCGAACAACACAAGATTATCAGTTGTCAGTCCCGCGCTAATCTGGGGCAAGTGGTGGTTGGCGATTATGTTATTTACCAGCAGTTGTTGAACTCGGAAGACGGTGTGGTTACTGCCATCTGTGATCGCCAGTCCATACTCGCCCGAACGTTATACCACGGCGAGGTAAAAGCAATTGCCGCAAATGTCGATCAGATTTTTATCCTTAATTCCCCTATACCGCAATTACAGACAGCGCTTATTGACCGCTATCTTATCGCCACCGAGATGACCCACATCGAGGCCATTGTGGTGTTTAATAAAATTGATTTGCTGGATGCGGAAACGCGTGCACGCATCGATCAGCTTGTCGAGCTTTACACTGCGTTGGGATATCGGACCTTGCTCTATTCCAACAAGACCGACCTGGGTGTGGCTGAGTTGCACAATGCCTTGCATGACAAGACTTCCGTTCTGGTTGGACAGTCTGGCGTGGGCAAGTCTTCGACGATAAAACGTTTGTTACCGGATATGGACATTCAGATTGGCGAATTAAACGAATATGGAACGCTCGGACGTCACACTACCAGCGTGGCACGTCTGTATCACCTGCCCCACGGGGGCGACATCATCGACTCACCAGGCGTCAGAGACTTTGGCCTATGGCATCTACCCAAGGATGACATCATCAATGGCTTTCGAGAATTACGCGAACTCAGTGGCATGTGCCAATTTCGGAATTGTTCACATGCCCACGAACCCGGATGCGCAATTCTACAGGCCAGAGACGACGGCAACATCAGCGAAGAGCGCTTTGCCAATTTCCAGGCCATTATGTCGAGTATAGAAGACGGCGCCCGCGAAGACTGA
- a CDS encoding aldose 1-epimerase family protein codes for MTIYEIANDEMQISVKSQGAELYSVKSHNIELLWQADPQFWPRHAPNLFPIVGRLKNDQLIHQGKPYPMTQHGFARDMEFECIEQENSLLMFRLTDNEQTRCQYPFLFELLVSYALLGSRLMIVYTVRNYHEQELPFSIGGHPGFNWPLLPDTISSDYHIRFEHEEAAHIWQLKNGLISQELRNSPLEGKSLMLSAELFENDALIFPDLNSQSVSYQTKDGKGITFDFTGFPDLGIWTKPGAPFICIEPWSGHASPESFAGEFTEKPGVHVLPPFSEHSLSYSVNIHI; via the coding sequence ATGACGATTTATGAAATAGCAAACGACGAAATGCAGATCTCGGTCAAATCGCAAGGCGCGGAGTTGTATTCCGTCAAAAGTCACAATATCGAATTGTTATGGCAAGCCGATCCGCAATTCTGGCCCCGCCACGCGCCAAATCTATTTCCGATAGTCGGCCGTTTGAAAAACGATCAACTGATACACCAGGGCAAACCCTACCCTATGACGCAACACGGCTTTGCGCGGGATATGGAATTCGAATGCATTGAACAGGAAAACAGCCTGCTGATGTTTCGACTGACAGACAATGAACAAACCCGTTGCCAGTATCCTTTCCTGTTCGAGCTTCTGGTGAGTTATGCACTACTCGGTAGTCGCTTGATGATCGTCTATACTGTACGCAATTATCATGAGCAGGAACTGCCATTCAGCATCGGTGGACACCCGGGATTCAATTGGCCACTCCTTCCCGATACAATTTCGTCTGACTACCATATTCGCTTTGAGCACGAGGAGGCCGCGCATATCTGGCAACTCAAGAATGGATTGATCTCTCAGGAATTGCGCAACTCTCCGCTAGAAGGAAAAAGCCTGATGCTCAGCGCCGAACTATTCGAAAACGATGCGCTCATTTTTCCAGACCTCAACAGTCAATCAGTAAGCTACCAAACCAAGGATGGAAAAGGCATTACGTTCGACTTCACTGGATTTCCGGATCTGGGCATTTGGACTAAACCCGGTGCGCCGTTTATTTGTATCGAGCCCTGGTCAGGACATGCCAGCCCGGAGAGTTTTGCCGGAGAATTTACGGAAAAACCCGGCGTACATGTGCTGCCACCATTCAGTGAACACAGTCTTTCATATAGTGTAAACATTCATATTTAA
- a CDS encoding N-acetyltransferase — MDNLTIREEQTSDFDAITDIIDRAFAGKDYADGDESQLMPKLREQGALTLSLVALSGDTIIGQAAFSPAKIADKAEDWFTLGPVAVLPGYQRQGIGSKLILTGLERLRQNGASGCIVVGDTNYYCRFGFTLAPHLSPSAAYAEHFMIKLFRGSEPQGKFRFHPVFENGSPNSAD; from the coding sequence ATGGACAATCTCACCATACGCGAAGAACAAACTTCAGATTTCGATGCGATAACTGACATTATCGATCGCGCCTTCGCGGGTAAAGATTACGCCGATGGTGACGAATCGCAACTGATGCCGAAACTTCGCGAACAAGGTGCGCTGACACTTTCGTTGGTTGCGCTTAGCGGGGATACGATTATTGGGCAGGCAGCATTTTCACCTGCGAAAATCGCCGACAAGGCAGAAGACTGGTTCACGCTTGGCCCGGTCGCAGTATTACCCGGTTATCAGCGTCAGGGAATCGGTTCTAAACTTATACTGACCGGCCTCGAACGCTTACGACAGAATGGCGCTAGCGGCTGTATCGTTGTCGGTGACACCAACTATTATTGCCGGTTTGGATTTACGCTTGCACCCCATTTGTCACCATCCGCTGCCTATGCAGAACACTTCATGATAAAACTCTTCCGCGGCAGTGAACCACAAGGCAAGTTTCGGTTTCATCCCGTATTTGAAAATGGTTCACCAAATTCGGCCGACTAA
- a CDS encoding bacteriohemerythrin, which yields MSYIEFDASLMVGNRLIDQEHEVLISYINLLQRALDNEASASLIEKVLSGLVEYTKTHFFLEEELMQAYGYPNYDAHKNAHEGFKKTANDLLTQFENGVDIDLNEVNEFLKEWLIGHILKLDVVLAEFLKGKTL from the coding sequence ATGTCTTACATTGAGTTTGACGCCAGCTTAATGGTAGGGAACAGGCTTATTGATCAGGAACACGAGGTATTGATTTCTTATATCAATTTACTGCAGAGGGCCTTGGATAATGAGGCTAGCGCCAGTTTGATCGAGAAGGTTTTATCGGGCCTGGTCGAATATACGAAGACGCATTTTTTCCTCGAAGAGGAGCTCATGCAGGCCTACGGCTATCCAAACTATGATGCGCACAAGAATGCACACGAGGGTTTTAAGAAAACCGCCAATGATTTACTGACGCAATTCGAGAATGGCGTCGATATCGATCTCAATGAAGTGAATGAGTTTTTAAAAGAGTGGCTAATTGGCCACATTTTAAAATTGGACGTTGTTCTGGCGGAATTCCTCAAGGGAAAAACGTTGTAA
- a CDS encoding methyl-accepting chemotaxis protein, with the protein MKLTIKSKMLTIAALFLASIFVSGGLMWYSNSQISELKDERGLATQIEADMLMLRRNEKDFLMRTDKKYLDKFEKNFAAMEEHVEQILQISSRQHMDAALIVQIQQILREYRDTFRKLVAVQEKIGFDHKSGLNGQLRDAVHNAEEVINELKNDKLLSQMLMLRRREKDFMLRDDPKYIDKFNKDFAKMTATLMAEKLPSKARSLIQEKMEAYSRQFLAYTDGAKEKGLSSEQGLRGEMRNTVHKTETSLEQLFIQIEEFSAAKINRSNTISIVLGLTLALLSLGFIVSIARGILKPLNAMMHASDDLHQGDGDLTYRLPDFGHDEFGQTAKSLNGFIEKIQVVLEDVSRGIEAIANASSQVNETAGSLSQSASEQAASVEETSASLEEMGSSIDQNAENAKVTNEMARSAATKAQEGGKSVAETVLAMNEVAEKVSLIEDIAYKTNLLALNAAIEAARAGEHGKGFAVVADEVRKLAERSQISAQEITELTTKSASVAKRAGDLLNEIVPAITKTSTLVDEISLGSNEQRAGITQVNQAVSRLERVAQTNAASSEELSSTSHSLKTEADQLKYAIGFFKLS; encoded by the coding sequence ATGAAATTAACAATCAAATCCAAGATGCTGACGATCGCAGCCCTGTTTCTCGCGTCTATTTTTGTGAGTGGTGGACTAATGTGGTATTCCAACAGCCAGATTAGCGAACTGAAAGACGAGCGTGGCCTGGCGACTCAAATTGAAGCGGATATGTTGATGCTGAGACGTAATGAGAAAGACTTTCTGATGCGCACCGACAAGAAGTATCTGGATAAATTTGAAAAGAATTTCGCGGCGATGGAAGAACATGTTGAGCAAATACTTCAAATTTCATCCAGGCAGCATATGGACGCTGCACTAATCGTTCAAATTCAGCAGATACTCCGTGAATACCGTGACACCTTTCGCAAGCTGGTAGCCGTACAGGAAAAGATTGGATTTGATCACAAATCTGGACTGAACGGCCAACTTCGCGACGCCGTACACAATGCGGAAGAAGTTATCAATGAACTCAAAAATGACAAACTATTGAGCCAAATGTTGATGTTGCGCCGCAGGGAGAAGGATTTTATGTTGCGCGATGATCCCAAGTATATCGATAAATTCAACAAAGACTTCGCCAAAATGACGGCCACATTAATGGCTGAAAAACTCCCTTCCAAAGCTCGTAGTCTAATACAGGAAAAAATGGAAGCCTATTCACGCCAGTTCCTTGCCTACACCGATGGCGCAAAAGAAAAAGGTTTGTCTTCAGAGCAAGGACTACGTGGCGAAATGCGCAATACGGTGCACAAAACTGAAACGTCTTTAGAACAATTATTTATTCAAATCGAAGAATTCAGCGCGGCCAAGATCAATCGATCCAATACCATATCCATCGTGCTGGGGTTGACGCTCGCGCTCCTTTCCCTTGGCTTTATTGTAAGTATAGCGCGTGGAATACTTAAACCACTGAATGCCATGATGCACGCAAGCGACGATTTGCATCAAGGCGATGGTGATCTTACCTATCGCTTACCAGACTTTGGCCATGATGAATTTGGGCAAACCGCAAAGTCGCTAAACGGGTTTATCGAAAAAATTCAAGTCGTACTGGAAGACGTTAGTCGAGGTATCGAGGCTATTGCTAATGCTTCCTCACAAGTGAATGAGACTGCCGGTTCACTAAGTCAGAGTGCTTCAGAACAGGCTGCGAGTGTTGAAGAGACCTCCGCCTCGCTGGAAGAAATGGGCTCATCCATAGACCAGAATGCGGAGAATGCTAAAGTAACCAACGAAATGGCACGCAGCGCCGCAACGAAAGCACAAGAAGGTGGAAAGAGCGTGGCGGAGACAGTTTTGGCGATGAATGAAGTCGCTGAAAAAGTTAGCCTGATCGAAGACATCGCCTACAAAACAAATCTATTGGCGCTCAATGCGGCAATTGAAGCTGCACGCGCCGGAGAACATGGCAAGGGTTTCGCCGTTGTAGCCGATGAGGTGCGCAAGTTAGCGGAACGCAGCCAGATTTCCGCACAGGAAATTACCGAGCTCACAACCAAGAGCGCGAGTGTCGCCAAACGCGCTGGTGATTTGCTTAACGAAATAGTCCCTGCAATCACAAAAACATCCACCTTGGTCGATGAAATCAGTCTAGGCTCCAACGAGCAACGTGCGGGTATCACACAGGTGAATCAAGCCGTGTCGCGGCTGGAGCGTGTCGCACAAACCAATGCGGCTTCATCAGAGGAATTGTCCTCTACTTCTCATTCACTAAAGACTGAGGCTGACCAGCTAAAATATGCAATTGGCTTTTTTAAGCTGAGCTAG
- a CDS encoding glycerophosphodiester phosphodiesterase family protein, which yields MQLILGCASQQSATPFIQSMQGPVLLAHRGVHQTYDTSKIERDTCTAQHIYSPTHGFLENTLASMQAAFDYGADLVEFDIHPTIDGEFAVFHDWTLDCRTEGHGVTREQSYSYLKTLDVGYGYTVDGGKTFPFRGKGVGLMPTLTEVLNTFPNRHFLINIKSNDTQEGVLLANYLNKLPARQRHLLAVYGAETPVAVVRERVLDVITMSKQSVKSCAIRYMLMGWLGVIPQSCERSLIALPINKAGWMWGWPDRFIDRMQNVGSAVFVVGQKGEGATGGIDSIETLATLPASYRGGIWTNRIELIGKVARKQYNK from the coding sequence GTGCAGTTAATTCTTGGCTGTGCCTCACAACAAAGTGCCACACCCTTTATTCAATCCATGCAGGGGCCCGTATTGCTCGCTCATCGCGGGGTTCACCAGACGTATGATACAAGCAAAATTGAAAGAGACACTTGCACTGCACAACACATCTATTCACCAACGCATGGTTTCCTGGAAAACACTCTAGCCTCTATGCAAGCGGCCTTTGACTACGGAGCCGACTTGGTGGAGTTTGACATACATCCGACCATAGACGGTGAGTTCGCCGTATTTCATGACTGGACACTGGATTGTCGTACCGAAGGTCATGGTGTTACACGGGAACAATCCTATTCGTATCTCAAGACCCTGGATGTCGGATACGGTTATACCGTGGACGGTGGCAAGACATTTCCTTTTCGAGGAAAAGGCGTTGGCCTAATGCCAACGCTAACAGAAGTGCTCAATACCTTTCCGAATCGACACTTTCTGATCAATATAAAAAGCAATGACACCCAAGAGGGTGTACTGCTCGCAAACTACTTGAATAAACTTCCGGCCAGGCAACGACATTTACTCGCTGTGTACGGGGCAGAAACTCCTGTCGCGGTCGTGCGTGAACGAGTCCTCGACGTGATAACCATGAGCAAGCAATCGGTTAAATCTTGCGCGATTCGCTATATGTTGATGGGGTGGCTGGGAGTAATTCCGCAAAGCTGTGAACGTTCGCTGATTGCCTTACCTATAAACAAAGCGGGATGGATGTGGGGTTGGCCAGATCGTTTTATCGATAGAATGCAGAATGTGGGCAGTGCCGTGTTCGTTGTAGGGCAGAAAGGCGAAGGCGCGACCGGCGGAATCGACTCAATTGAAACACTGGCAACTTTACCCGCATCCTATCGTGGTGGCATTTGGACAAATCGAATCGAATTGATAGGCAAGGTAGCTCGCAAGCAATACAACAAGTAA
- a CDS encoding FixH family protein produces the protein MKKMKSLTFLFAMACVVLSACASQSKHSGNTGLAFSNLENAVIQTSDEGKYRVKLFSNTFPIPTNKIHSWTLQVETSDGKPVEDAMIRIHGGMPQHKHGFPTTARVEKYLGEGRYTIDGVKFSMPGSWQMRINIKEEQKLRRDRVVFKIDL, from the coding sequence ATGAAGAAGATGAAAAGTCTCACATTCTTGTTTGCAATGGCCTGTGTGGTATTGTCTGCCTGTGCAAGTCAATCCAAGCATTCCGGAAATACAGGTTTGGCCTTTAGTAATCTTGAAAACGCCGTGATACAGACCTCGGATGAGGGCAAATATCGGGTAAAACTGTTTAGTAATACTTTTCCTATTCCTACGAACAAAATTCATTCCTGGACGTTACAGGTAGAGACTAGCGACGGAAAACCTGTAGAAGATGCCATGATTCGTATCCATGGCGGGATGCCTCAGCATAAACACGGCTTTCCCACCACGGCACGTGTCGAAAAATATTTAGGGGAAGGGCGTTACACAATCGACGGTGTAAAATTTAGTATGCCCGGATCATGGCAAATGCGTATCAATATAAAAGAAGAGCAAAAACTGCGACGTGATCGCGTGGTTTTTAAGATAGATCTGTAA